A window of the Methanobacterium sp. genome harbors these coding sequences:
- a CDS encoding helix-turn-helix transcriptional regulator yields the protein MKTRIKEYRARYDLTQAQLADMVGVRRETIVFLEKGKYNPSLKLAHDIAVVFKTKIDDIFIFEDETD from the coding sequence ATGAAAACAAGGATTAAAGAATATCGAGCTCGCTATGACCTTACTCAAGCCCAATTAGCAGATATGGTGGGTGTTAGAAGGGAGACTATTGTCTTCCTGGAGAAAGGAAAATATAATCCCTCATTGAAACTGGCTCATGATATCGCAGTGGTTTTTAAAACGAAAATCGATGATATTTTCATATTTGA
- a CDS encoding peptide transporter, translating into MEAKNILTKSKPIIIVILLFSLAFLLRAEAASISGVPDESKLYFQEDNGLPYFSEMDSYYNYRLTQNFIDHGYLGDTIKDGTDWDLHSFFPPGRSAQYPPLIVWITTFFYKLANLFGEYPLLVVSFWTPAIIASLCVIPAYLFIRNITNEYGGITAGILVGVTTFYFSHTFAGFFDTDMFNMLLPLLVVWFFSESITTNENRRKMLFAVYAALSMFVFSLAWEGWWYIFYLVIFVAIVYLLVSKYLFKADSFKSWAKYPNKKQWFLEQPIILPLLIFIVLSLVMMSIYWGSSVFSSLLQPIAATKLQAATHGTMYPNVFISVGEMQIPDISTVITDVGGLMPFIFGIFGLVIFYWNLRIKKAKGKTKRKTPKKDRKTRRGRKTRRKKESDEEISEKKEELLNITPEMRLKNLYYAILFTLWILITAYAFTKGVRFVEAFSLPISLCAGIFVGFLADYLKKHIENPKYHIITMAVIIAFVCYAPVSTANNMASSVVPGTDDAMVNSLSWVKDNTPENVVMTSWWDFGHLFATKADRAVTFDGGSQNNARAYWVGKALFTDNEDLSAGILKMLAASGDEGYSTLENYTDNTGKTVEIMDKILVKNKTEAKNIMISNYGLTKQQADNVLKYTHPTNAPPSILVTSLDMVGKAGWWSYFGSWNFESKNSTNYIYSMAQAGVTTENNTVNIKGNNNVTVQISGNDITGGLQVNENQIAPPHRLILVTNGTAVVDRVVNNESTFSILIVYQDNNLITVAMNRELEESMFTRLFFMQGTGLKRFKLAHKEPKQGISQVMLWNVR; encoded by the coding sequence ATGGAAGCAAAGAACATTTTAACAAAATCAAAACCAATTATAATAGTCATCCTCCTGTTTTCTCTGGCATTCTTACTTCGAGCAGAGGCTGCAAGCATTTCTGGCGTTCCAGATGAGTCAAAATTATATTTTCAGGAAGATAACGGTTTACCTTACTTCAGTGAGATGGATTCCTATTACAACTATCGCCTAACCCAGAATTTCATTGATCATGGCTACTTAGGGGATACCATAAAAGATGGTACTGATTGGGATTTGCATTCCTTTTTCCCTCCTGGAAGAAGTGCACAATATCCTCCACTCATTGTATGGATAACCACATTTTTCTACAAACTTGCCAATTTATTTGGTGAATACCCACTTTTAGTGGTCAGCTTCTGGACACCAGCAATCATAGCTTCACTCTGTGTTATTCCTGCATATTTATTCATTAGAAACATTACCAATGAATATGGTGGAATCACTGCTGGTATCTTAGTGGGTGTTACCACTTTCTATTTCTCCCACACCTTTGCTGGCTTCTTTGACACCGACATGTTCAACATGCTCCTACCTCTCCTAGTAGTATGGTTCTTCAGCGAGAGCATCACCACCAACGAAAACCGGAGAAAAATGTTGTTTGCTGTTTATGCTGCTTTATCCATGTTTGTATTCTCCCTAGCATGGGAAGGATGGTGGTACATATTCTATCTGGTGATATTCGTAGCCATAGTATATCTGTTGGTTTCAAAATACCTCTTTAAAGCAGATAGCTTCAAATCATGGGCAAAATACCCTAACAAGAAACAATGGTTCCTTGAACAACCAATAATCCTCCCCTTACTCATATTCATAGTGTTGAGTTTAGTGATGATGTCCATTTATTGGGGTAGTTCAGTATTTTCATCATTGTTACAGCCCATTGCTGCAACCAAACTGCAAGCAGCAACACACGGCACAATGTATCCCAATGTTTTCATATCAGTAGGTGAAATGCAAATTCCCGATATTTCAACGGTAATTACTGATGTTGGAGGCTTAATGCCATTCATATTCGGAATATTTGGATTAGTAATCTTCTACTGGAATTTAAGGATCAAAAAAGCCAAGGGAAAAACTAAACGCAAAACACCTAAAAAAGATCGAAAAACAAGACGTGGAAGGAAAACTCGAAGAAAAAAAGAATCTGACGAAGAAATCAGTGAGAAAAAAGAAGAACTTCTTAATATAACACCCGAAATGAGGTTAAAAAATCTTTACTACGCTATATTATTCACATTATGGATTTTAATCACTGCTTATGCTTTTACTAAGGGTGTAAGATTTGTCGAAGCGTTTTCACTCCCCATATCTTTGTGTGCTGGGATTTTTGTCGGATTCCTGGCGGATTACTTGAAAAAACATATAGAAAACCCCAAATACCATATCATCACAATGGCCGTAATTATTGCCTTTGTTTGTTATGCACCAGTAAGCACGGCCAACAACATGGCTTCATCCGTTGTACCTGGTACAGATGATGCAATGGTTAATTCCCTTTCATGGGTGAAAGACAACACCCCTGAAAATGTGGTTATGACTTCCTGGTGGGACTTTGGACATCTATTCGCCACCAAAGCAGACCGTGCAGTAACATTCGATGGAGGTTCCCAGAACAATGCACGAGCATACTGGGTTGGTAAGGCACTGTTCACTGATAATGAAGATCTTTCAGCGGGTATATTGAAAATGTTAGCTGCCAGTGGAGACGAAGGATATTCAACCCTGGAAAACTACACTGACAATACTGGTAAAACTGTTGAAATCATGGACAAAATTCTGGTAAAAAATAAAACAGAAGCTAAGAACATAATGATCTCTAATTATGGCCTAACTAAACAACAAGCTGATAATGTCCTGAAATACACACACCCAACTAATGCCCCCCCCTCTATTTTAGTCACCAGTCTGGATATGGTGGGCAAGGCAGGATGGTGGTCTTACTTTGGAAGCTGGAACTTTGAATCAAAAAATTCCACTAACTACATCTACTCCATGGCCCAAGCTGGTGTTACTACCGAAAACAACACAGTCAACATTAAAGGCAACAACAATGTAACGGTCCAGATCAGTGGAAACGACATTACCGGTGGCTTACAAGTTAATGAAAACCAGATTGCTCCACCTCATCGGCTGATATTAGTTACCAACGGTACTGCTGTTGTGGACAGAGTTGTTAACAACGAGAGCACATTTTCCATCCTGATAGTATATCAGGATAATAACTTAATTACCGTGGCCATGAACCGGGAATTAGAAGAATCCATGTTCACCCGACTGTTCTTTATGCAAGGAACTGGATTAAAACGTTTCAAACTGGCCCATAAAGAACCAAAACAAGGAATATCTCAAGTCATGTTGTGGAATGTGAGATGA
- a CDS encoding GTP-binding protein, which translates to MDIEEKIRKIEEEITKTPYNKATSHHIGKLKAKISRLREESLKRSSSSTKGRGFTLKKSGDSTVVLVGFPSVGKSTILNQITNAQSKIGAYEFTTLDVIPGVMEYRGAQIQIFDIPGIIAGASKGKGRGREILSVARNADLIVMVLDVFNPHHQELIWDELLNIGIRPNQTAPDISVKRRKIGGVKLASTVPLTYMDEKTIRSILNEYGVHSADVLIREDVTIDRFIDSLDNSIVYIPLLLVINKIDLADEDYMDQLKEKFDDALYIAADKGLMVEELKAEIYDRLKLIRIYLKPQGQKADMEEPLIVRRGATVEDVARKLHRDFLKNFRHAKVWGSSVKFPGQKVGLDHELQDKDVLRIIIKK; encoded by the coding sequence ATGGACATCGAAGAAAAGATCCGCAAGATCGAAGAGGAGATCACAAAAACTCCATATAACAAGGCCACCTCCCACCATATTGGGAAATTAAAGGCTAAAATTTCAAGATTAAGGGAAGAATCATTAAAAAGAAGTTCATCATCCACTAAAGGGAGAGGATTCACACTCAAAAAGAGTGGAGATTCCACTGTGGTCTTAGTTGGATTTCCATCAGTGGGTAAATCCACCATCCTCAACCAGATCACCAATGCACAGTCCAAGATCGGAGCTTACGAGTTCACCACCCTTGATGTCATTCCCGGAGTCATGGAATACCGTGGAGCCCAGATCCAGATATTTGACATCCCTGGAATAATTGCCGGTGCATCCAAGGGAAAAGGTAGAGGAAGGGAGATCCTCTCAGTGGCCCGTAATGCTGATTTGATTGTAATGGTCCTGGATGTATTCAACCCCCATCATCAGGAACTCATCTGGGATGAACTCCTTAATATTGGAATAAGACCCAACCAAACAGCTCCAGACATCTCAGTAAAGCGGAGGAAAATTGGCGGAGTTAAACTAGCATCCACAGTTCCCCTAACCTATATGGATGAGAAAACAATCCGCTCCATACTCAACGAATACGGAGTACACAGTGCCGACGTACTCATAAGGGAAGATGTTACCATTGATCGCTTCATAGACTCTTTAGACAATAGTATTGTTTACATACCACTCCTACTGGTCATAAACAAGATAGACCTTGCAGATGAAGATTACATGGACCAACTAAAGGAAAAATTTGATGATGCACTTTACATTGCTGCTGATAAAGGTTTGATGGTGGAAGAACTTAAAGCAGAAATATATGATAGACTGAAACTGATAAGAATTTATCTTAAACCCCAAGGTCAGAAAGCTGACATGGAAGAACCGCTGATTGTTAGGAGAGGAGCTACAGTGGAAGACGTAGCCAGAAAACTTCACAGAGACTTTCTAAAAAACTTCCGCCACGCAAAGGTATGGGGAAGTTCTGTGAAATTCCCTGGTCAGAAAGTAGGACTGGACCATGAATTACAAGATAAAGATGTTTTACGAATAATCATCAAGAAATAA
- a CDS encoding thiazole biosynthesis protein gives MKLDDIIVSKGIVEGYMGELLDYLQMDVAIGGGGPSGLTAGYYLAKAGFKVALFEKKLSMGGGMWGGGMMFNKIVVQEEGKRILDEMGIRCQEYQEGYYLADSIESASTICSKACQAGLKIFNLIEIEDVMIKDKGVEGLVINWSPIEKAGLHVDPITLAARAVVDATGHPCEIVKVLENKMGVPLQTETGKIMGEKSMWADVAEERIMDNVSQVYPGLYVTGMAANAVHGSPRMGPIFGGMLLSGEKVAEMLIEKLK, from the coding sequence ATGAAACTGGATGATATTATAGTCTCAAAGGGAATTGTAGAAGGATACATGGGAGAATTATTAGATTATCTGCAGATGGATGTGGCAATAGGTGGTGGAGGGCCATCAGGCCTCACTGCAGGTTATTACCTTGCAAAAGCCGGTTTTAAAGTGGCGTTGTTTGAGAAGAAACTCAGTATGGGTGGTGGAATGTGGGGTGGTGGAATGATGTTCAACAAAATCGTAGTCCAGGAAGAAGGAAAACGAATCCTGGATGAAATGGGCATTCGATGCCAGGAATATCAGGAAGGATACTACCTTGCAGATTCCATAGAATCAGCTTCCACTATCTGTTCCAAAGCATGCCAAGCAGGACTGAAGATTTTCAACCTAATAGAAATCGAAGACGTGATGATCAAAGACAAAGGAGTTGAAGGATTAGTAATCAACTGGAGTCCCATAGAAAAAGCAGGTCTGCACGTGGATCCAATCACTTTAGCTGCCCGGGCAGTGGTGGACGCCACCGGGCACCCTTGTGAAATAGTGAAAGTACTGGAAAACAAAATGGGAGTTCCACTACAAACTGAAACAGGTAAGATAATGGGAGAAAAATCCATGTGGGCAGATGTAGCCGAAGAAAGAATCATGGATAATGTCAGCCAAGTGTACCCTGGATTATATGTCACTGGCATGGCAGCTAATGCAGTGCATGGTTCACCTAGGATGGGTCCCATATTTGGTGGAATGTTACTATCAGGGGAGAAAGTAGCTGAAATGTTGATTGAAAAACTAAAATAA